The stretch of DNA AGCGTTTTATAACCATAATATTTAATAAGTAAGTAGAGATTATAAGTTTCAAAAAAAAGCCAAAAGAGAACAAATGAGCAGATAATAATTATAAATGGAATTATATAAGCCTTATAAAAGGCTTCTTTTATGATATTTATATCAACTTGCAGAAAGAGAAAAACTGCAATTATAAGTCCAATAGTCCATGAGATAACTTGAGACAATATTGTTATATTTTTATTATCTAATAGCTTGCTTGAAGAATTAATGATTCTGTTTAACAAGTGATTCAATAGCTTTTCTTTTTACATTATTATCTGGTATAGTATCGGCTAATTTAACATTAATGTTAATTTGATTATCTAAAATTTTATTTAGTTGATCTATTAATTCATTAAAGCGATTCTCGTTGTAATCCTTACCTGGTACTAAGTATATAGTTGCACTTGATAGGCTTTCTTGAACAAATTTAAATTCATTCATTAATGTTGGATCACTTTTTATAAACTTTGTAAATGTATTTAATAACTTTAGTGGTGAAACCATATATCCTGAAGGCAGTATAAAGGCATCATCTGACCTGCCTTCAAATGTCTCTAATATGGGAAAATTTCTTTTACAAGAGCACTTTTTTGTAGAGTATGAACCTAAATCACCAATTCTATATCTAATAAAGGGCATTACAGAGCTTCTTAGTGTTGTTAGGATAATTTCTCCTGTCTGACCAGGGGGAACATCTTCCCCGTTGTTATCTATAAATTCAACAAAAAGGTTATCAGAAAAGATATGATAGTTATGTTTTTTACATTCTGAAGCAACCATCCATGTTTCCTCAGTTGAATATTCGTCATAAACAGGGCAATTAAAAGCACTACTTATAAAATCTCTTTCTTCTTTTGTTGATAGTTCTGAATTTAGCGATATAATTTTTATATTAAGCTTTTCTTTATCTTCCTTTGTTAACTTGCAGGCCATCTCATATATAATAGAGGCATAACCTGCTAATAAGTCAGGTTTTATTTCTCTTAATAAATTCATTTGCTCTGTTATTTTTGCGATGGAAGGGATGTGATAGGTTCTAAAAAGGGGTAGTATTGGAAATTTAATAGTTTGTATTGGGGTATATTTGATAAAAGCCATCTTATACCACGGTTTATAGCCTATCATGGTGTAAACCCTAAGAGATGTGCAAAGATAGAAGAAGAAAGTATTTTTACTATATGCAAAGTTAACAGATTTTCCAGTAGAACCAGTTGTGCCGGATATAATGCAATTATTTAAATTAACACCTTTTTTAACAAGCTTTTCTGGGAAATATTTTCTAATATGTTCTTTATATAGAAAGGGTAATTTTTTTATATCTCCTTTATCTTTTATATCATCTATATTTACATTATGTTTGTCATAATATTCCCTATAAAATGGTACATTTCTATATGCATTTTTTATGGTTTTTATTAATCTTTTCTCTGATAATTTATTTAAAGTTTTGAGTGGCAATCTTGGTTCAATATGCGTTTGCAGTGCATGCTTAAGAAGTAATGGGCCATCTATAAAGATATTAATTTTCTTTGTCATAATCTTAGTCTATTTAATTTCTATTATTTTTCTAATCATAAGTCTAAAGTCAATAGACAATATATTATAAAAAATATATAAAGCCAATTTTTTATTTGAAAAATAATTAATTAATGCTATTCTATAGCCAATGATTGAAAAGCAGAAAAAAGTAGAATATTTAATATTAAAGAGGATTAATAACCTCTTATCTACAGGTTTGATCGAAAAAGCTGAGAAGATAACAAAGAAATCTATAAAAAATAAGGTTAATAATAATATTATTGAGTCACAGCTTTTATATTACTTGGGAGAGATAAATTATCAAAGAGGCCTTTACCGAGGTGCTAAGAGATACTTCAACATGTCCTTAGAGAAAAATCCTTATAATAAGGACACGCTGCAAGAGATATCTAATCTTTTAATTGAGGAGTATGAGGTAAGAGGGGCAAAAAAATATATCCTTAGGAATTTAAAAAGAGGCACAATAAACAATGAGGTATATAGGCAATATGCATGGTGTAAGGTTTTGTTAGGCCAAAATGATGAGGCCCTATCAATATATAAAAGACTCATTGAAAAAAATGATTTAGAACCAAAAAATTATATTGAGCTTTCATTAAGTTATTTATATACAGGAAATATAGATTTAGCAAAAAAAACAATCCTTACAGCTTACACAAAATTCCCCAGCGATGAGGCTGTTGTTGAAACATTTTATGATCTTTATGAGATAGTTGATAATTTAAATATAAACATGAAGGACCTATATTTTAAGGAATTAAGAAATATTAGATGCCCTGTTTATTCTTATGGCAAAGCGTTGAAATTTATGATTACCACTATGACAATAAGAGGTTATTTTAGGTTTGAAATTGAGGCAGCTGTTAAAATCTTACTTCTATTTGATGAGAAAAATATTATTTTTAGAAATTATAAGCTTGCAGCACTCTTATGTGAATACATTATATCAGAAATAACGGGTGAACAGAAATATATTATGAAACTCATAACAAGTGTTAATAGAATTTCACGAAGCACAGTTAAGAGATGGCATAAAAAGGTTCTGAGTGTAGCAGAATCTGATATAGAAAGAGTGTTAGATGAGCTATTAGATAAGTATACTAGTGAGTTTAAAATACTTTTGGAAAAGGATAGTTATTGAAAAATGTGCAAAAATATAGTAATAGCTTCAGATCACGCAGGTGTAAATTTAAAAGATAAAATTAAAAAATTTTTGTATGGAAGAGATTATACAGTGACGGACCTAGGTGCTTGTAATAATTGTTCTGTAGATTACCCAGAATATGCATATAAACTTATTGAAGAATTTTATAAAGAAAAGTTAGATTATGGGATTTTAATCTGTGGTACTGGAATAGGTATGGATATGGCTGCAAATAGATTTCCGGGTATAAGAGCAGTTAATTGTAGTGATCCCTATTCTGCTAAAATGAGTAGATCCCATAATAATGCTAATATTTTATGTCTTGGCGAGAGGATATTAGGCGAAGGGATTGCTATATCTATTGTAGAGACTTTTCTAAATACTGCTTTTGAGGGAGGTAGACACAAAAGGAGGATAGATCAAATTGATGAAATATCTATAAACTATTGGAAAAATTATCTAGGGAGGTTTGCTTAATGGATACATTAAATACATTATCAGATATACAGGCTATTGATGAAGAGGTTTTTGATGCAATTAAGGGTGAATTAGAGAGGCAAGAGTATACTTTAGAACTTATTGCAAGTGAAAACTTTGTAAGTAAAGCTGTTCTTGCAGCTGGAGGATCAGTTTTAACGAATAAATATGCTGAGGGTTATCCAGGGAAGAGATATTATGGTGGATGTAAGTATGTTGATATTGTTGAGAGATTAGCTATTGAGCGTGCGAAAGAATTGTTTAAAGCTGAACATGTGAATGTTCAGCCTCACTCAGGGAGTCAAGCTAATATGGCAGTGTATTTTTCCGTTTTAAAACCTGGAGATACTATATTTGGTATGGATTTATCCCATGGAGGACATCTTACCCATGGTAGTTCGGCGAGCTTTTCTGGGAAACTTTTTAATGTTATCTCCTATGGTGTGAATAAAGATACAGAAATGATAGATTATGAGGAACTTGAAAGACTTGCAGAAAAACATAAGCCAAAAATGATTGTTGCAGGAGCAAGTGCTTATCCAAGGATAATTGATTTTAAAAAATTTAGAGATATAGCTGATAAAGTCAGTGCAATGCTTATGGTTGATATGGCACATATTGCAGGCTTGGTTGCTGCAGGGCTTCATCCT from Deferribacterota bacterium encodes:
- the glyA gene encoding serine hydroxymethyltransferase, whose product is MDTLNTLSDIQAIDEEVFDAIKGELERQEYTLELIASENFVSKAVLAAGGSVLTNKYAEGYPGKRYYGGCKYVDIVERLAIERAKELFKAEHVNVQPHSGSQANMAVYFSVLKPGDTIFGMDLSHGGHLTHGSSASFSGKLFNVISYGVNKDTEMIDYEELERLAEKHKPKMIVAGASAYPRIIDFKKFRDIADKVSAMLMVDMAHIAGLVAAGLHPSPVEYADFVTTTTHKTLRGSRGGMILCKEKYAKKINSTIFPGIQGGPLMHIIAGKAVALKEALSDKFKDYQKQIVLNSKALANGLIEAGYKLVTNGTDNHLMLIDLRNKDLTGKDAENALEKAAITANKNTVPFEDKSPFITSGLRLGTAALTTRGMKEKEMSVVASLINKVLKNIGNDNVYDEVRGEIKELCKKFPIYKGILF
- a CDS encoding tetratricopeptide repeat protein, with translation MIEKQKKVEYLILKRINNLLSTGLIEKAEKITKKSIKNKVNNNIIESQLLYYLGEINYQRGLYRGAKRYFNMSLEKNPYNKDTLQEISNLLIEEYEVRGAKKYILRNLKRGTINNEVYRQYAWCKVLLGQNDEALSIYKRLIEKNDLEPKNYIELSLSYLYTGNIDLAKKTILTAYTKFPSDEAVVETFYDLYEIVDNLNINMKDLYFKELRNIRCPVYSYGKALKFMITTMTIRGYFRFEIEAAVKILLLFDEKNIIFRNYKLAALLCEYIISEITGEQKYIMKLITSVNRISRSTVKRWHKKVLSVAESDIERVLDELLDKYTSEFKILLEKDSY
- the rpiB gene encoding ribose 5-phosphate isomerase B: MCKNIVIASDHAGVNLKDKIKKFLYGRDYTVTDLGACNNCSVDYPEYAYKLIEEFYKEKLDYGILICGTGIGMDMAANRFPGIRAVNCSDPYSAKMSRSHNNANILCLGERILGEGIAISIVETFLNTAFEGGRHKRRIDQIDEISINYWKNYLGRFA